The Pan paniscus chromosome 1, NHGRI_mPanPan1-v2.0_pri, whole genome shotgun sequence genome has a segment encoding these proteins:
- the DCLRE1B gene encoding 5' exonuclease Apollo, producing the protein MNGVLIPHTPIAVDFWSLRRAGTARLFFLSHMHSDHTVGLSSTWARPLYCSPITAHLLHRHLQVSKQWIQALEVGESHVLPLDEIGQETMTVTLLDANHCPGSVMFLFEGYFGTILYTGDFRYTPSMLKEPALTLGKQIHTLYLDNTNCNPALVLPSRQEAAHQIVQLIRKHPQHNIKIGLYSLGKESLLEQLALEFQTWVVLSPRRLELVQLLGLADVFTVEEKAGRIHAVDHMEICHSNMLRWNQTHPTIAILPTSRKIHSSHPDIHVIPYSDHSSYSELRAFVAALKPCQVVPIVSRRPCGGFQDSLSPRISVPLIPDSVQQYMSSSSRKPSLLWLLERRLKRPRTQGVVFESPEESADQSQADRDSKKAKKEKLSPWPADLEKQPSHHPLRIKKQLFPDLYSKEWNKAVPFCESQKRVTMLTAPLGFSVHLRSTDEEFISQKTREEIGLGSPLVPIGDDDGGPEATGNQSAWMGHGSPLSHSSKGTPLLATEFRGLALKYLLTPVNFFQAGYSSRRFDQQVEKYHKPC; encoded by the exons ATGAATGGGGTCCTGATCCCCCATACGCCCATCGCAGTGGACTTCTGGAGCCTGCGCCGGGCTGGCACCGCACGTCTCTTCTTCTTGTCTCACATGCACTCGGACCACACCGTGGGCCTGTCTAGCACCTGGGCCCGGCCCCTCTACTGCTCCCCAATTacagcccacctcttgcatcgtCACCTACAG GTATCTAAGCAATGGATCCAAGCCCTGGAGGTTGGTGAGAGCCATGTATTACCCCTAGATGAAATTGGACAAGAGACCATGACCGTAACCCTCCTCGATGCCAATCACTGTCCTGGTTCTGTCATGTTTCTCTTTGAAGGATATTTTGGAACCATCCTCTACACAG GTGATTTTCGATACACACCATCCATGCTAAAGGAGCCAGCCCTGACACTGGGGAAACAGATCCATACTTTATACCTAGACAACACCAATTGCAATCCAGCCCTGGTTCTTCCTTCCCGACAAGAAGCTGCCCACCAGATTGTCCAGCTCATTCGAAAACACCCACAACATAACATAAAGATTG GACTCTACAGCCTGGGAAAGGAATCACTGCTGGAGCAGCTGGCCCTGGAGTTTCAGACCTGGGTGGTATTGAGTCCTCGGCGCCTGGAGTTGGTACAGCTACTGGGCCTGGCAGATGTGTTCACAGTGGAGGAGAAGGCTGGCCGCATCCATGCCGTAGACCATATGGAGATCTGCCATTCCAACATGCTGCGTTGGAACCAGACCCACCCTACCATTGCTATCCTTCCCACAAGCCGAAAAATCCACAGCTCCCACCCTGATATCCACGTCATCCCTTACTCTGACCATTCCTCCTACTCCGAGCTTCGTGCCTTTGTCGCAGCACTGAAGCCTTGCCAGGTGGTGCCCATTGTAAGTCGGCGGCCCTGTGGAGGCTTTCAGGACAGTCTGAGCCCCAGGATCTCCGTGCCCCTGATTCCGGACTCTGTACAGCAATACATGAGTTCTTCCTCTAGAAAACCAAGCCTTCTCTGGCTGTTAGAAAGGAGGCTAAAGAGGCCGAGAACCCAAGGTGTTGTGTTTGAATCCCCTGAGGAAAGTGCTGATCAATCTCAAGCTGACAGAGACTCAAAGAAGGCCAAGAAAGAGAAACTTTCTCCCTGGCCTGCGGACCTTGAAAAGCAGCCTTCCCACCATCCTTTGCGGATCAAGAAGCAGTTGTTCCCAGATCTCTATAGCAAAGAATGGAACAAGGCAGTGCCTTTCTGTGAGTCTCAAAAGAGGGTGACTATGTTGACGGCCCCACTGGGATTTTCAGTGCACTTAAGGTCTACAGATGAGGAGTTTATTTCTCAAAAAACCAGGGAGGAAATTGGTTTAGGGTCCCCCTTGGTACCCATAGGAGATGATGATGGAGGTCCAGAAGCCACAGGGAATCAGAGTGCCTGGATGGGCCATGGTTCTCCCCTGTCCCACAGCAGCAAGGGCACCCCTCTTCTAGCTACTGAATTCAGGGGTCTAGCACTGAAATATCTTCTGACTCCAGTGAACTTTTTCCAGGCAGGGTATTCTTCCAGGAGATTTGACCAGCAAGTGGAAAAATACCATAAACCCTGCTGA